In Candidatus Thiopontia autotrophica, one genomic interval encodes:
- a CDS encoding ATP phosphoribosyltransferase regulatory subunit, with the protein MQSLENWRLPDGIEELLPAEVVEIESLRRKVLDLFHGWGYETVIPPLIEYLESLLTGTGNDLDLQTFKLTDQLTGRMMGVRADMTPQVARIDAHRLNREGPVRLCYLGSVLHTRPEISGATRSPIQVGAELYGHAGIESDLEVIRLMLEMLDLAGQESLVLDLGHVGIYRSLVERADLSAQDEFMLFDALQRKASVEVEAVVGGVKDEGLRSQLLALKDLNGGVEVLEEAKTLLDPSAHQAISTLELIAETASRQQWNVEMHFDLAELRGYDYHTGVVFAAYAPGKGEAVAQGGRYDNVGAVFGRARPATGFSADIKNLVASGGDRNYPLPAIFAPHSEDGALSVEIDNLRRSGERVIVELPGQNETAGDMGCDRQLVLNDGGWTVEPTK; encoded by the coding sequence ATGCAGTCGTTGGAAAATTGGAGATTGCCTGACGGTATTGAAGAGCTGCTACCAGCTGAGGTAGTGGAGATTGAGTCGCTGCGTCGCAAGGTACTTGATCTTTTTCATGGCTGGGGCTATGAGACTGTAATTCCTCCTCTGATCGAGTATCTGGAGTCTCTGTTGACGGGAACTGGAAATGATCTTGATCTACAGACATTCAAACTTACCGACCAATTGACCGGCAGAATGATGGGGGTTCGTGCGGACATGACCCCACAGGTTGCACGTATTGATGCCCACCGCTTGAATCGTGAAGGGCCGGTCCGTCTCTGTTATCTGGGGTCTGTGCTACATACTCGTCCCGAGATTTCAGGCGCAACCAGAAGCCCTATTCAGGTAGGGGCAGAACTTTATGGCCATGCAGGAATTGAGAGTGACCTGGAGGTGATTCGTCTGATGCTGGAGATGCTTGACCTTGCGGGACAAGAGTCACTGGTGCTGGATCTTGGCCATGTTGGAATCTACCGCAGTCTGGTTGAGCGGGCAGATTTGTCGGCGCAGGATGAGTTTATGCTGTTTGATGCATTGCAGCGCAAGGCATCTGTTGAGGTTGAAGCTGTTGTTGGTGGCGTGAAGGATGAGGGGCTAAGGTCTCAGCTACTGGCACTGAAAGATCTTAATGGTGGAGTTGAGGTGTTGGAAGAGGCAAAAACATTGCTTGATCCATCTGCTCACCAGGCAATCAGTACCCTGGAGCTTATTGCAGAGACTGCCTCCAGACAGCAGTGGAATGTTGAAATGCATTTTGATCTGGCAGAACTGCGTGGTTACGATTATCACACTGGAGTTGTATTTGCAGCCTATGCCCCAGGAAAAGGTGAGGCTGTTGCTCAGGGTGGACGCTATGACAATGTTGGTGCGGTTTTTGGGCGAGCTCGTCCGGCAACCGGTTTTAGTGCAGACATCAAGAATCTCGTTGCATCAGGTGGTGATCGGAATTATCCTCTCCCAGCAATTTTTGCACCGCACAGTGAGGATGGTGCGCTTTCTGTCGAGATAGATAATTTAAGACGCTCTGGTGAGCGGGTAATTGTCGAGCTACCCGGACAGAATGAGACCGCTGGTGATATGGGATGTGATCGTCAGTTGGTGTTGAATGATGGTGGCTGGACCGTAGAGCCAACCAAATAG
- a CDS encoding 30S ribosomal protein S18 codes for MARYFRRRKFCRFSMKDAPAIDYKDVELLKDFISETGAIIPSRITGTKSRYQRQLATEIKRARFLALLPYSDAHDR; via the coding sequence ATGGCACGCTATTTTCGTAGAAGAAAATTTTGTCGATTCAGCATGAAAGATGCACCAGCAATCGACTATAAGGATGTTGAACTTTTGAAGGACTTTATCTCCGAGACCGGAGCTATCATCCCATCAAGAATTACTGGAACAAAGTCACGTTATCAGCGTCAGCTGGCAACAGAGATTAAGCGCGCCCGTTTTTTGGCGTTGTTACCATACTCGGACGCCCACGACCGCTGA
- the hflX gene encoding GTPase HflX: protein MAQFFERHQGGDRALLVHLDLHEINPYEIVEEFELLADSAGAEIIHTIVVKRNSIDSKYFIGSGKAEEIKGIVAAEDVDMVIFNHALAPAQERNLEELFQCRVLDRTTLILDIFAQRARSHEGKLQVELAQLRHLSTRLIRGWTHLERQKGGIGLRGPGETQLESDRRMIAQRIKQITKRLEKVDATRSLGRRSRQRATVPTISLVGYTNAGKSTLFNYLTDENIYVADQLFATLDPTLRSIKLPGGIKVVFADTVGFIRDLPHDLVKAFRSTLVETCEADLLLHVIDAVHEDSQDHIGQVNEVLSQIGADQVPQIEVYNKIDLADSLGPRVDRNADGEVTRVWISAKSGEGVDLLLDILTERFCGESICGTVMLDSHEGKLHANLHQEGGVVAESFLDDGGWKMEVELPRKTLDHLQLLERVSNSR from the coding sequence TTGGCCCAGTTTTTTGAACGCCATCAGGGTGGTGATCGTGCCCTGTTGGTTCATCTTGATCTGCATGAAATAAATCCGTATGAGATTGTCGAGGAGTTTGAGCTTCTTGCCGATTCTGCTGGTGCTGAGATTATCCATACAATTGTAGTAAAGCGAAATTCCATTGATTCCAAATATTTTATCGGCAGTGGCAAGGCGGAGGAGATAAAGGGGATTGTGGCTGCTGAAGATGTGGATATGGTTATATTCAACCATGCACTGGCTCCAGCCCAAGAGCGTAATCTGGAAGAGCTGTTTCAGTGTCGTGTACTGGATCGTACAACACTTATTCTGGATATTTTCGCTCAGCGTGCCCGTTCTCATGAGGGCAAGTTGCAGGTTGAGCTGGCTCAACTGCGCCACCTCTCAACCAGGTTGATTAGAGGATGGACTCATCTGGAGAGGCAGAAGGGTGGTATTGGTCTGCGCGGCCCTGGCGAGACCCAGCTGGAGAGTGACCGTCGCATGATTGCCCAGCGCATCAAACAGATTACCAAACGGCTGGAGAAGGTAGATGCCACCCGTTCACTGGGGCGTCGCTCCAGACAGCGAGCAACAGTTCCCACTATATCCCTGGTCGGTTATACCAATGCCGGCAAATCAACACTTTTTAACTACCTTACCGACGAGAATATATACGTTGCGGATCAGCTGTTCGCAACACTTGATCCAACTCTGCGCAGCATCAAGCTTCCTGGTGGAATAAAGGTGGTGTTTGCAGATACGGTAGGGTTTATCAGGGATCTGCCACATGATCTGGTCAAGGCATTTCGTTCTACTCTGGTTGAAACCTGTGAGGCCGATCTGCTGCTTCATGTTATTGATGCAGTCCATGAGGACTCTCAAGACCATATTGGACAGGTTAATGAGGTGCTTTCACAGATAGGGGCAGACCAGGTGCCGCAAATTGAGGTCTACAATAAAATTGACCTTGCCGACTCACTGGGACCTCGGGTTGATCGTAATGCAGATGGTGAGGTGACTCGTGTCTGGATATCTGCCAAGAGCGGTGAGGGGGTTGATCTGTTGCTGGATATTCTTACCGAACGCTTCTGTGGAGAGTCGATTTGCGGTACTGTTATGCTCGATTCTCATGAAGGAAAACTGCACGCAAATCTGCATCAGGAGGGTGGTGTTGTTGCGGAATCATTTCTTGATGACGGTGGATGGAAGATGGAGGTTGAACTCCCGCGCAAAACACTGGATCATCTACAGCTTCTTGAGAGAGTTAGTAATAGTCGATAA
- the hflC gene encoding protease modulator HflC: MNGIKIVLGVVVVALITFSMSAFIVDERELVIKFRLGEIAETDYKPGIHFQIPIVNNIRKFDKRIQTLDADPERYLTAEKKNVQVDSFVKWRIVDVETFFKSVGGDFWVANQRLSQVVKDGLRGEFGKRSVQEVISGERDEIMAAITASAGIQAKAFGIEVVDVRIKRVDLPQEVSNSVFRRMEAERDRIAKEFRSEGSEAAERIRAEADRQRTVIIAEANQKAEKMRGEGDAKATEIYATAYNKDPEFYAFYRSLGAYEKTFSSQGDLLVLEPDSEFFQYFNGKVTK, from the coding sequence ATGAATGGAATCAAGATAGTTTTAGGAGTAGTGGTTGTCGCACTGATTACTTTTTCGATGTCAGCATTTATAGTTGATGAGCGTGAGTTGGTCATCAAATTCAGACTGGGCGAAATTGCAGAGACGGATTACAAGCCGGGCATCCATTTTCAGATCCCTATCGTCAATAATATACGCAAGTTTGATAAACGTATTCAGACCCTGGATGCAGATCCAGAACGTTATCTCACGGCCGAGAAGAAGAACGTGCAGGTTGACTCATTCGTGAAATGGCGCATTGTGGATGTTGAGACCTTTTTCAAGTCAGTTGGCGGTGATTTCTGGGTTGCAAACCAGCGCCTCTCCCAGGTAGTCAAGGATGGTCTGCGTGGGGAGTTTGGTAAACGTTCAGTTCAGGAGGTTATCAGTGGTGAGCGTGACGAGATCATGGCAGCCATTACTGCAAGTGCTGGGATTCAGGCCAAAGCCTTCGGGATTGAGGTGGTTGATGTCAGAATCAAGCGTGTTGACCTGCCACAGGAGGTGAGCAACTCTGTATTCAGACGCATGGAGGCAGAGCGTGATCGAATTGCCAAGGAGTTCCGTTCCGAAGGTTCAGAGGCTGCCGAGCGAATTCGTGCAGAGGCTGATCGGCAGCGCACGGTGATTATTGCCGAGGCCAACCAGAAGGCAGAGAAGATGCGAGGTGAGGGAGATGCCAAGGCAACGGAAATTTATGCCACTGCCTATAACAAGGATCCAGAGTTCTACGCCTTCTATCGTAGTTTAGGGGCGTACGAGAAAACTTTCAGCAGTCAGGGTGATCTGCTGGTTCTTGAACCGGATAGTGAGTTCTTCCAGTATTTTAACGGCAAGGTGACCAAGTAG
- the rlmB gene encoding 23S rRNA (guanosine(2251)-2'-O)-methyltransferase RlmB: MEQIFGIHAVRGWLKSGQARKGDQLLVDERRHDRRLQDLVQQAKRQGISVRKVSKREMDRLAQGGVHQGVVVEVAVKTEQKIYDDNWLEEMLDNLSEPPFLLMLDGVTDPHNLGACLRSAEAAGVHAVVVPKDRSVGITPVVRKVASGAVESLPFVMVTNLSRLLKSLADRGLWIVGATGEATDSLYEADLGGPLVLVMGAEGGGMRRLTKENCSQLVKIPMAGEVSSLNVSVASGVALFEAVRQRMLSR; this comes from the coding sequence ATGGAGCAGATCTTCGGTATCCATGCAGTTCGTGGTTGGCTAAAGTCAGGGCAGGCGCGGAAGGGTGACCAGTTGTTGGTGGACGAGAGGCGTCATGACAGGCGTCTTCAAGATCTGGTGCAGCAGGCAAAACGTCAGGGAATATCTGTACGCAAAGTTTCAAAAAGAGAGATGGACAGACTGGCTCAGGGTGGTGTACATCAGGGTGTGGTGGTTGAGGTTGCAGTAAAAACAGAGCAGAAAATATATGACGATAATTGGTTGGAGGAGATGCTGGATAATCTCTCAGAGCCGCCATTTCTGTTAATGCTTGATGGGGTGACCGACCCTCACAATCTGGGCGCATGTCTGAGAAGTGCCGAAGCTGCAGGAGTTCATGCTGTTGTAGTTCCCAAGGATCGCTCGGTTGGTATTACCCCGGTTGTACGCAAGGTTGCATCTGGTGCAGTAGAATCTCTCCCTTTTGTGATGGTTACAAATCTCTCTCGCCTATTGAAGAGTCTGGCAGATAGAGGATTGTGGATTGTTGGAGCTACAGGTGAGGCTACCGATTCTCTGTATGAGGCTGATCTTGGTGGCCCGTTGGTGCTGGTTATGGGTGCTGAGGGGGGAGGCATGAGGCGTCTAACCAAAGAGAATTGTAGTCAACTGGTAAAGATACCGATGGCTGGTGAGGTAAGCAGCCTGAATGTCTCTGTTGCCTCTGGAGTTGCCCTTTTTGAGGCGGTGCGCCAACGCATGTTATCACGTTGA
- a CDS encoding adenylosuccinate synthase: MAKNVVIIGSQWGDEGKGKVVDLLTDRASAVVRFQGGHNAGHTLVIDGDTTVLHLIPSGVLRDNVTCFIGNGVVLAPDALLSEIRMLEESGIPARERLRISEACPLILPYHIALDQAREVARGKKAIGTTGRGIGPAYEDKVSRRGIRLGDLLDEQRFRERLREVMEYHNHALVNYFKADPVDYDEVLESSLAMADELRPMATDVTEELFDLKEQDKGILFEGAQGTLLDIDHGTYPYVTSSTVTAGGASAGTGVGPRYMDYILGITKAYTTRVGSGPFPTELYDGEDYCDNNGKHMAEKGHEFGATTGRARRCGWFDAVALRRAVQINSFTGLCITKLDVLDGLETLKICTSYRMDGEIRKSPPIGADAFEACEPVYEEMSGWSESTLGVRDYDALPDSAKAYLSRLEELCGVPIDIISTGPDREETIVLNHPFS; encoded by the coding sequence ATGGCAAAGAATGTAGTAATTATCGGATCTCAATGGGGTGACGAAGGAAAAGGAAAGGTCGTCGACCTTTTGACAGATCGTGCTTCGGCCGTGGTCCGGTTTCAGGGGGGTCACAATGCAGGACATACCCTGGTGATTGATGGCGACACCACTGTACTTCATCTTATCCCTTCTGGAGTTTTGCGCGATAACGTAACCTGTTTTATTGGCAATGGTGTGGTGCTGGCTCCGGATGCACTGTTGAGTGAGATCCGCATGCTGGAGGAGAGTGGAATTCCAGCAAGAGAACGTCTGCGCATAAGTGAAGCATGTCCGCTGATTCTTCCTTATCATATTGCGCTGGATCAGGCTCGAGAGGTGGCCCGAGGCAAGAAGGCTATCGGCACTACTGGCCGTGGTATTGGCCCAGCCTACGAGGATAAGGTGTCTCGTCGCGGTATTCGTCTTGGTGACCTGCTTGATGAACAGCGCTTTAGAGAGCGTCTGCGCGAGGTGATGGAGTATCACAACCATGCTCTGGTGAACTATTTCAAGGCTGACCCTGTGGATTATGATGAGGTTTTGGAGAGCTCTCTGGCTATGGCTGATGAGTTGCGTCCAATGGCTACAGATGTAACTGAGGAGCTGTTTGACCTTAAGGAGCAAGACAAGGGGATACTGTTTGAGGGGGCGCAGGGAACACTGCTTGATATTGACCATGGAACCTACCCTTACGTAACTTCGTCAACTGTAACTGCTGGTGGAGCATCGGCAGGAACTGGTGTTGGTCCACGTTATATGGATTATATTCTTGGTATTACCAAGGCCTACACAACCAGAGTCGGTTCAGGTCCATTCCCAACAGAGCTTTATGATGGAGAGGATTACTGTGACAATAACGGCAAGCATATGGCAGAGAAGGGGCACGAGTTTGGTGCAACTACCGGTCGAGCCAGGCGTTGTGGCTGGTTTGATGCAGTTGCTCTGCGCAGAGCAGTACAGATTAACAGTTTTACTGGTCTCTGCATTACCAAGCTGGATGTGCTGGATGGACTTGAGACACTGAAGATTTGTACAAGCTATCGTATGGATGGCGAGATCAGAAAGTCACCACCGATTGGGGCTGATGCATTTGAGGCGTGTGAGCCGGTATATGAAGAGATGTCTGGCTGGAGTGAGTCAACACTTGGGGTGCGTGACTATGATGCCCTTCCAGATAGTGCAAAGGCATATCTGAGTCGTCTGGAGGAGTTGTGTGGCGTTCCGATTGATATCATCTCAACTGGCCCTGATCGTGAAGAGACAATTGTCCTTAACCACCCATTCTCCTGA
- the rpsF gene encoding 30S ribosomal protein S6 produces MKHYEIVFMVHPDQSDQVETMVERYRSVIEGDGGKIHRLEDWGRRQLAYSINKIHKAHYVLMNVECTIAALNELSGLFKFNDAVIRSQVLSMKGVPEGQSAMMTAKEKESSRKDRDDSRRERRDDRAASTDAPAATAEKSSEADAPAETEATEA; encoded by the coding sequence ATGAAACATTACGAAATCGTATTTATGGTCCACCCAGACCAGAGTGATCAGGTGGAGACGATGGTAGAACGCTATCGCTCTGTAATTGAGGGTGATGGTGGCAAGATCCATCGTCTTGAGGATTGGGGACGCCGTCAGTTGGCATACTCTATCAACAAGATTCACAAGGCCCACTACGTGCTGATGAACGTCGAGTGCACAATTGCTGCATTGAACGAACTATCCGGGCTATTCAAGTTCAATGATGCTGTGATCCGTAGCCAGGTGCTTTCCATGAAGGGTGTTCCTGAGGGTCAATCTGCAATGATGACTGCGAAAGAGAAGGAGTCCAGCCGCAAGGATAGGGATGATTCACGCAGAGAACGCCGTGATGATAGAGCAGCATCTACAGATGCTCCTGCTGCTACAGCAGAGAAATCTTCAGAGGCCGACGCACCAGCAGAGACTGAGGCCACTGAGGCCTAG
- the rnr gene encoding ribonuclease R yields the protein MKEENKNFYTVPVAERQEIIEVLKQNHAPQSLKQLIDQFGYEDEERQEGLRRRLIAMSRDGQIAKNRRGGYGLVERMDLVRGRVQGHPDGFGFLIPDEGGEDVFLHAKQMRSVMHGDRLLVSIVGVNRRGKREGQVTEILERGTRQVVGRFFLERGVGTVVPSNKHITHDILIPSEQQAGAKSDQIVLVELIEQPSRRSGPIGRVAEVLGDHMAPGMEIDIAIRAFEIPHLWPDAVERQAASIAAEVPEKAKKGRKDFRNTPLVTIDGEDARDFDDAVYCSRTPKGWRLLVAIADVSHYVEPESALDREAIVRGNSVYFPGHVVPMLPESLSNGLCSLNPDVDRLCMVCEMQINESGKVTSSRFHQGVMRSAARMIYNQVGDALDGKVDSLPPVYKKYLPELQELHALYHVLRDARTIRGAIDFDTVETQIKFGEGKKIDRIVPTIRNDAHKMIEEFMIAANVCAARYLKRNKIPALYRVHEQPGSERLDEVRLFLREFGLTLAGGDRPQPGDYARVLDLARNRPEFNLIQTVLLRSLSRAVYSPESVGHFGLAHENYAHFTSPIRRYPDLLVHRAIGHLLGTGMIRSAMKKGAGSFRYDKEDMVRLGEQCSTTERRADDATRDATDWLKCEYMMDHVGEEFSGVVSGVTGFGLFVTLDDIFVDGLVHITALQNDYYHFDPVRHQLTGEQGGRQFRLGDTIRVQVARVDLDERKIDFLHLEKSSSTKKTKGRRANSRKSNKEKGKRGKQERKSPARKASKKKVSKKKSAKRDNRGRKVVKKKSVKRRPRRTSKGSSERH from the coding sequence TTGAAAGAAGAGAATAAAAATTTTTATACGGTTCCTGTAGCTGAAAGGCAGGAGATAATAGAGGTACTAAAGCAGAATCATGCACCTCAATCATTGAAGCAGCTGATTGATCAGTTTGGCTATGAGGATGAAGAGCGTCAGGAGGGGTTGCGTCGCCGTCTGATTGCGATGTCACGAGATGGGCAGATTGCAAAGAACAGGCGTGGTGGATACGGTCTGGTTGAGCGTATGGATCTGGTACGTGGACGGGTACAGGGACATCCGGATGGTTTCGGTTTTCTTATCCCTGATGAGGGCGGCGAGGATGTATTTCTGCATGCCAAACAGATGCGTTCGGTTATGCATGGTGATCGCCTGCTGGTATCCATAGTTGGAGTAAACAGACGCGGAAAACGTGAAGGCCAGGTTACCGAAATACTGGAACGTGGAACCCGGCAGGTGGTTGGGCGCTTCTTTCTTGAGCGTGGTGTCGGAACGGTAGTGCCAAGTAACAAGCATATCACTCACGATATTCTGATCCCTTCTGAACAGCAGGCTGGAGCAAAGAGTGACCAGATTGTTCTGGTCGAGCTGATTGAGCAACCATCAAGGCGTAGTGGCCCCATTGGCAGGGTGGCCGAGGTTCTGGGTGACCATATGGCTCCCGGCATGGAGATTGATATTGCGATTCGAGCATTCGAGATTCCTCATCTATGGCCCGATGCAGTAGAGCGACAGGCTGCATCAATTGCGGCTGAGGTTCCGGAGAAGGCAAAGAAGGGAAGAAAGGATTTTCGCAACACCCCTTTGGTCACCATTGATGGCGAGGATGCTCGTGATTTTGATGATGCTGTCTACTGCAGTCGCACCCCAAAAGGGTGGCGTCTGTTGGTTGCCATTGCCGATGTATCCCATTATGTGGAGCCAGAGAGTGCGCTTGATCGGGAGGCTATTGTTAGAGGCAATTCAGTCTATTTTCCTGGTCATGTGGTTCCGATGTTGCCAGAGTCGCTATCAAATGGGCTCTGCTCACTTAACCCGGATGTTGATCGTCTCTGTATGGTCTGCGAGATGCAGATTAACGAGTCAGGCAAGGTAACAAGTTCACGTTTTCACCAGGGTGTAATGCGTTCGGCAGCACGAATGATCTATAACCAGGTGGGAGACGCCCTGGATGGAAAAGTTGATTCGTTGCCACCAGTCTATAAAAAATATCTGCCAGAACTGCAGGAGTTACATGCTCTGTACCACGTACTGAGAGATGCACGTACGATTCGTGGTGCTATCGATTTTGATACAGTGGAGACGCAGATAAAGTTTGGTGAGGGCAAGAAGATCGACCGTATTGTGCCTACCATTCGTAATGATGCACACAAGATGATTGAGGAGTTCATGATTGCTGCCAATGTATGTGCAGCACGTTATCTGAAGCGCAACAAGATTCCGGCTCTTTATCGTGTTCATGAGCAACCAGGATCCGAGAGACTGGATGAGGTCCGTCTGTTTCTACGAGAGTTTGGACTGACCCTGGCTGGCGGTGACCGTCCACAACCCGGAGATTATGCCCGGGTGCTGGACTTGGCACGTAACCGCCCAGAGTTCAATCTGATTCAGACAGTTCTACTGAGAAGCCTTAGTCGTGCAGTCTACTCTCCCGAGAGTGTTGGCCACTTTGGCCTGGCGCATGAGAACTATGCACATTTCACATCTCCTATCAGACGCTATCCTGATCTGTTGGTGCATAGAGCCATTGGACATCTGCTGGGTACAGGGATGATCAGATCTGCCATGAAGAAGGGTGCTGGCAGTTTCAGATATGACAAGGAAGATATGGTCAGGTTGGGAGAGCAGTGTTCAACAACCGAGCGACGTGCTGATGACGCAACACGTGACGCTACTGATTGGCTCAAGTGTGAATACATGATGGACCATGTTGGCGAGGAGTTCAGCGGGGTTGTAAGTGGAGTTACCGGTTTTGGTCTATTTGTTACCCTGGATGATATTTTTGTTGATGGTCTTGTTCACATTACTGCATTGCAGAATGATTACTACCATTTTGATCCGGTACGTCATCAGTTAACTGGAGAACAGGGCGGTCGTCAGTTCCGTTTGGGAGATACCATCAGGGTGCAGGTTGCACGTGTTGATCTGGATGAGCGCAAGATTGATTTTCTCCATCTGGAAAAGAGTAGCAGCACAAAAAAGACGAAAGGTCGACGTGCTAACTCTAGAAAGAGCAACAAGGAAAAGGGTAAAAGAGGCAAGCAGGAGAGAAAGAGTCCAGCCAGAAAAGCCTCAAAGAAAAAAGTATCGAAGAAGAAAAGTGCCAAAAGAGATAACAGAGGGAGAAAGGTCGTAAAGAAAAAATCGGTCAAGCGCAGACCCAGACGTACATCAAAGGGTTCATCAGAAAGGCATTAA
- the hflK gene encoding FtsH protease activity modulator HflK produces MGWDDDSGRKRPGNSDPWGGGKNSQQPPDLDEVIKKLQGSISQIFGGKGSGGGGSTSPSGKSGGGGMIGAGTIVGLLVAVWMLSGIYIVDPAERGVELYFGKYFTSTMPGPHWVPPYPIASVEKVNVEEIRNIEIGYRSRGGTQSVGSVPRESLMLTKDENIIDIKFAVQYRVKDAKNYLFSVLNPDLTLRQATESAVRDVIGKSNMDYVLTEGRADIASRARDLIQIITDRYNTGLDVTTVNMQDAQPPDQVQGSFADVVKAREDKQRLINESEAYSNDIIPRARGASARIVAEAEAYREQVIVRADGEASRFNQVLAEYEKAPEVTRKRLYIDSMETVLSRSSKVMIDVDSGNSLLYLPLDKMVQRGTTTRTSSPAGSVVNKVRTTRDSGGSPSRPDQRSRGR; encoded by the coding sequence ATGGGATGGGACGATGATTCCGGTCGTAAACGGCCAGGGAACAGTGACCCATGGGGGGGCGGCAAGAATAGCCAGCAACCACCCGACCTCGATGAGGTGATAAAGAAGCTGCAGGGATCAATCTCCCAGATTTTTGGAGGCAAGGGTTCAGGCGGAGGCGGCAGTACCTCACCTTCCGGCAAGAGTGGTGGCGGCGGCATGATAGGGGCAGGAACCATAGTTGGTCTATTGGTGGCAGTCTGGATGCTGTCCGGTATCTATATTGTTGATCCGGCAGAACGTGGGGTTGAACTCTACTTTGGAAAATATTTCACCAGTACGATGCCTGGACCACACTGGGTTCCACCATACCCAATTGCCAGCGTTGAGAAGGTTAATGTCGAGGAGATTCGTAATATCGAGATTGGGTATCGCTCTCGAGGCGGTACTCAGTCAGTCGGTTCGGTTCCACGTGAATCTCTGATGCTGACCAAGGATGAGAATATTATCGATATCAAGTTCGCAGTCCAGTACCGGGTAAAGGATGCCAAGAACTACCTGTTCAGTGTTCTAAATCCTGACCTGACCCTGCGCCAGGCCACAGAGAGTGCTGTGCGTGATGTTATCGGCAAGAGCAATATGGATTATGTCTTGACCGAAGGACGAGCAGATATCGCCTCTCGCGCACGTGATCTGATTCAGATTATTACCGATCGTTATAATACCGGTCTGGATGTCACCACCGTGAATATGCAGGATGCTCAGCCACCCGACCAGGTACAGGGATCATTTGCAGATGTGGTCAAGGCACGTGAGGATAAACAGCGTCTGATCAATGAATCTGAGGCATACAGTAATGACATTATTCCCAGGGCACGTGGTGCATCAGCACGAATTGTGGCTGAGGCAGAGGCCTATCGTGAACAGGTCATAGTGAGGGCGGATGGTGAGGCTTCTCGTTTTAATCAGGTTCTTGCCGAATATGAGAAGGCTCCTGAGGTAACACGCAAAAGGCTCTATATAGACTCAATGGAGACTGTTCTATCTCGCTCCAGCAAGGTGATGATCGATGTGGATAGTGGTAATAGTCTGCTGTATCTGCCACTGGACAAGATGGTGCAACGTGGCACTACGACACGAACCTCATCCCCGGCAGGATCTGTGGTAAACAAGGTTCGCACAACCCGTGATAGTGGCGGCTCACCTTCACGCCCTGACCAGCGTAGTAGAGGACGATAA
- a CDS encoding DUF2065 domain-containing protein, translating to MVWSDLLAALALVLVIEGLLPALNPDGWRDTMGRLAGMESGQLRKMGLISMVAGAGLLYLVRVV from the coding sequence ATGGTCTGGTCTGATCTGTTGGCCGCTTTGGCCCTTGTGCTGGTGATTGAGGGGTTGTTGCCAGCACTGAACCCTGATGGCTGGAGGGATACCATGGGACGGCTTGCCGGCATGGAGAGTGGTCAGTTGAGAAAGATGGGATTGATTAGTATGGTGGCTGGCGCAGGGCTGCTTTATCTTGTCAGAGTGGTGTGA
- the hfq gene encoding RNA chaperone Hfq, with protein MSTKAKQLQEPFLNALRKEKIPVSIFLVNGIKLQGHIDSFDQFVILLKSAVSQMVYKHAVSTIVPSRPVTIDYEEEE; from the coding sequence ATGAGCACGAAAGCCAAACAGTTACAGGAACCATTCCTTAATGCACTTCGCAAGGAGAAGATACCCGTATCCATTTTTCTGGTTAATGGAATCAAGCTACAGGGACATATTGACTCCTTTGATCAGTTTGTCATACTGCTCAAGAGTGCCGTGAGTCAGATGGTTTACAAGCATGCTGTTTCTACAATTGTCCCTTCCAGACCAGTAACCATTGATTACGAGGAAGAAGAGTAA